One window of the Pseudomonas sihuiensis genome contains the following:
- a CDS encoding CBS domain-containing protein: MLKSIKVRDYMTRYLVTFRSDTDLFTAINRLLEHRISGAPVVDSQGHLIGLLSEGDCLRGILSGAYYEAIGGTVSTYMTTEVETVTPEADIIELSERFLRGRRRRLPVIEHGRLVGQISRCDVLRAVKEFAQHEQGSLEVS; the protein is encoded by the coding sequence ATGCTCAAGTCCATCAAGGTGCGCGACTACATGACTCGCTATCTGGTGACCTTCAGGTCGGATACCGATCTGTTCACCGCCATCAATCGATTGCTGGAACACCGGATTTCCGGTGCGCCGGTTGTCGATTCCCAAGGCCACCTGATAGGCCTGCTGTCGGAGGGTGATTGTCTGCGTGGCATTCTCTCCGGCGCCTATTACGAGGCAATCGGCGGGACAGTCAGCACTTACATGACCACCGAGGTGGAGACGGTCACCCCTGAGGCCGACATCATCGAGTTGTCCGAGCGTTTTCTGCGGGGACGGCGGCGGCGTTTGCCGGTAATCGAGCACGGTCGTCTGGTGGGGCAGATCAGCCGTTGCGACGTGTTGCGCGCGGTGAAGGAGTTTGCCCAGCACGAGCAGGGCTCCCTGGAAGTCAGCTGA
- the purU gene encoding formyltetrahydrofolate deformylase, with product MRTFRLVISCPDRVGIVAKVSNFLATYNGWITEASHHSDTQSGWFFMRHEIRADSLPFDLDGFKQAFSPIAREFSMEWRITDSAQKKRVVLMASRESHCLADLLHRWHSNELDCEIPCVIANHDDLRSMVEWHGIPYFHVPVDPKDKAPAFAEVERLVKEHRADVIVLARYMQILPPALCAEFAQRVINIHHSFLPSFVGAKPYHQASLRGVKLIGATSHYVTEELDAGPIIEQDVVRVTHRDDIEEMVRLGKDVEKMVLARGLRYHLEDRVLVHDNKTVVFD from the coding sequence ATGCGCACGTTCAGATTAGTCATCTCCTGCCCTGACCGCGTCGGCATCGTTGCCAAAGTCAGTAATTTCCTCGCGACCTATAACGGCTGGATTACCGAAGCCAGTCACCACTCCGATACGCAGAGTGGCTGGTTCTTCATGCGTCACGAAATCCGTGCCGACTCGCTGCCGTTCGATCTGGATGGTTTCAAGCAGGCGTTCTCGCCTATTGCCCGCGAGTTCTCCATGGAGTGGCGTATCACCGATTCGGCGCAGAAGAAGCGCGTGGTGCTGATGGCCAGTCGTGAGTCGCATTGCCTGGCCGATCTGTTGCACCGTTGGCACAGCAATGAACTCGATTGCGAGATTCCCTGCGTGATCGCCAACCACGACGATCTGCGTAGCATGGTCGAGTGGCATGGCATTCCTTACTTCCATGTTCCGGTCGATCCCAAGGACAAGGCCCCGGCCTTCGCCGAGGTGGAACGCCTGGTCAAGGAACATCGGGCCGACGTCATCGTCCTGGCGCGCTACATGCAGATTTTGCCACCGGCGCTGTGCGCCGAATTCGCCCAACGCGTGATCAACATCCATCACAGCTTCCTGCCGTCGTTCGTCGGCGCCAAACCCTACCACCAGGCTTCGCTGCGCGGCGTGAAGCTGATCGGCGCCACTTCGCATTACGTCACCGAGGAGCTGGATGCTGGTCCGATCATCGAGCAGGACGTGGTGCGCGTGACCCATCGCGACGATATCGAGGAAATGGTGCGTCTGGGCAAGGATGTGGAGAAGATGGTGCTGGCACGTGGGCTACGCTATCACTTGGAAGACCGAGTGCTGGTGCACGACAACAAGACGGTGGTGTTCGACTGA
- the mvaT gene encoding histone-like nucleoid-structuring protein MvaT, giving the protein MSLINEYRNIEESIKELQERLKNMSQDDKLKKELEFEGKLRTLMGEYQKSLRDIIALLDPEAKTGKGVRASKPVAAKRARKVKQYKNPHSGEVIETKGGNHKTLKEWKAKWGADVVEGWATLLG; this is encoded by the coding sequence ATGTCGCTGATCAACGAATACCGCAACATCGAAGAAAGCATCAAAGAGCTCCAAGAGCGTCTGAAGAACATGTCGCAAGACGACAAGCTGAAGAAAGAGCTGGAATTCGAAGGCAAGCTGCGCACCCTGATGGGCGAATATCAGAAGTCGCTGCGCGACATCATCGCCCTGCTCGACCCTGAAGCCAAAACCGGCAAAGGCGTACGTGCCAGCAAGCCTGTGGCTGCCAAGCGCGCGCGCAAGGTCAAGCAGTACAAGAACCCGCACAGCGGCGAAGTGATCGAAACCAAAGGCGGCAACCACAAGACTCTGAAAGAGTGGAAAGCCAAGTGGGGCGCCGATGTCGTAGAAGGTTGGGCCACTCTGCTGGGCTAA
- the sbcB gene encoding exodeoxyribonuclease I, which yields MTSSIFWYDYETTGINPRCDRPLQVAGIRTDEALNEVGEVLNIYCRPSDDILPHPAACLVTGIDPQRLQQLGLDEGEFMTRVHAALSAPGTCGAGYNSLRFDDEVTRYSLYRNFFDPYAREWQGGNSRWDLIDLVRTAYALRPEGIEWPEEEGRVSLKLERLTQANGIDHGQAHDALSDVRATIGLARLLRDRQPKLYDFLYQLRSKQRVLDQIRLLQPLLHISGRFSAARHYLAPVLPLAWHPRNRNALIVCDLQADPSPLLNLDADTLRSRLYTRREDLAEGELAVPLKLLHINRCPVVAPLSVLREADRQRLQLDWSTCERNVEALKNEQPLWQDKLAVIYREEAFAGSNDPEQQLYDGFIGDRDRRLCEQVRGAQPDALANDKKWPFDDARLPELLFRYRARNFPASLSAAESQRWEEFCRQRLSDPEFGAPNTLTQFHAALEQLRTDCSPDQLQLLQQWQTYAQALQARFAVNPAGV from the coding sequence ATGACTTCCAGCATCTTCTGGTACGACTACGAAACCACCGGTATCAATCCGCGGTGTGACCGTCCGCTGCAGGTGGCGGGTATCCGTACCGATGAGGCGCTGAACGAGGTCGGCGAGGTGCTGAACATCTACTGCCGCCCCAGCGACGACATCCTGCCGCACCCCGCAGCCTGCCTGGTGACCGGCATTGATCCGCAGCGCCTGCAGCAGTTGGGGCTCGACGAGGGCGAGTTCATGACCCGTGTGCATGCCGCGCTCTCGGCGCCCGGCACCTGTGGCGCCGGCTACAACAGCTTGCGCTTCGATGATGAGGTGACGCGCTACAGCCTCTATCGCAACTTCTTCGATCCTTACGCGCGTGAGTGGCAGGGCGGCAACAGTCGCTGGGACCTGATCGATCTGGTGCGCACCGCTTATGCGCTGCGTCCCGAGGGCATCGAGTGGCCTGAGGAAGAGGGGCGGGTGTCGCTCAAACTGGAGCGCCTGACCCAGGCCAATGGTATCGACCATGGCCAGGCTCACGATGCGTTGTCCGACGTGCGCGCCACCATTGGCCTGGCACGGCTGCTGCGCGACCGACAGCCAAAGCTTTACGACTTTCTCTACCAACTGCGCAGCAAGCAGCGAGTGCTGGATCAGATTCGCCTGCTGCAGCCGCTGTTGCACATTTCCGGACGTTTCTCTGCTGCACGTCATTATCTGGCACCCGTGCTGCCGCTGGCCTGGCATCCGCGCAATCGCAATGCGCTGATCGTCTGTGACCTGCAGGCCGATCCGTCGCCCTTGCTGAATCTGGATGCCGATACGCTGCGTAGTCGTCTCTACACGCGCCGCGAGGACCTTGCCGAGGGCGAGTTGGCGGTGCCGCTGAAGCTGCTGCATATCAATCGCTGCCCGGTAGTGGCGCCGCTTTCGGTGCTGCGCGAGGCGGATCGGCAACGCCTGCAACTGGACTGGTCGACTTGTGAGCGCAATGTCGAGGCGCTGAAGAATGAACAACCGCTTTGGCAGGACAAACTAGCGGTCATTTACCGTGAAGAGGCCTTTGCAGGCAGTAACGACCCTGAGCAACAGCTTTACGATGGGTTTATCGGGGATCGTGACCGTCGTTTGTGTGAACAGGTACGTGGTGCTCAACCCGACGCATTGGCCAACGACAAAAAATGGCCGTTCGATGATGCGCGACTGCCAGAGTTATTGTTTCGTTATCGGGCGCGTAATTTCCCTGCCAGCCTGTCAGCCGCTGAATCTCAACGCTGGGAAGAGTTCTGCCGGCAGCGTTTGAGCGATCCAGAGTTTGGTGCGCCCAATACCCTGACGCAATTTCACGCGGCGTTGGAGCAGTTGCGCACGGACTGCAGCCCCGATCAATTGCAACTTCTGCAGCAGTGGCAGACCTATGCGCAGGCGCTGCAGGCGCGTTTTGCCGTGAATCCTGCTGGCGTTTAA
- a CDS encoding DUF975 family protein has product MSDAIIPNPYAAPTSDLQQTPSNQAPSIEEALARGYDFSIGELLSESWSKVKGTKGIIIGGFLVFYVVLLAATFILGGVVGIFGALSENLFLVFVGEILISLLASALAYPFMAGINMVGIRRAADQPLSFNEIFSHFGRTVPLIITAVVMMLLIYLGMILLLIPGIYLAVAYLLAIPLVVERGLSPWQALEASRKAITQHWFKVFGLFLLLGLIVIVSAIPLGIGLVWSIPLMVVAMGVLYRTVFGVLPTAQ; this is encoded by the coding sequence ATGAGTGACGCGATCATCCCCAATCCCTATGCCGCTCCCACCAGCGACCTGCAACAGACGCCGTCTAACCAGGCACCGAGCATCGAAGAAGCCCTGGCACGCGGCTATGACTTCAGTATCGGCGAACTGCTGAGCGAATCCTGGAGCAAGGTCAAGGGCACCAAAGGCATCATCATCGGTGGCTTTCTGGTGTTCTACGTGGTGCTGCTGGCCGCCACCTTCATCCTCGGCGGTGTCGTCGGCATCTTCGGCGCCCTGAGCGAAAACCTGTTTCTGGTATTCGTCGGCGAGATCCTGATTTCGCTGCTGGCCTCGGCCCTGGCCTACCCCTTCATGGCCGGCATCAACATGGTCGGCATTCGCCGTGCAGCCGACCAGCCGCTGAGCTTCAACGAGATCTTCAGCCACTTCGGGCGCACCGTACCGCTGATCATCACCGCCGTGGTGATGATGCTGCTGATCTACCTCGGCATGATCCTGCTGCTGATCCCCGGTATCTACCTGGCCGTGGCCTATCTATTGGCCATTCCGCTGGTGGTCGAGCGTGGTCTGTCGCCCTGGCAGGCACTGGAAGCCTCGCGCAAGGCCATCACCCAGCACTGGTTCAAGGTCTTCGGCCTGTTCCTGCTGCTCGGTCTGATCGTCATCGTCAGCGCCATCCCGCTGGGTATCGGTCTGGTGTGGAGCATTCCGCTGATGGTCGTGGCCATGGGCGTGCTCTATCGCACCGTCTTTGGCGTGCTGCCTACCGCCCAATAA
- a CDS encoding RDD family protein, which translates to MYSRSSASLPLNQPPLDTRYQVETPEGIDLHLRPAGLVPRALAFAIDLAIRGLILMVMFIVLGLLGQFGMGLGTILLFLVTWWYMVLFEVFNQGRSPGKQMLGLRVVHDDGTPIGWAASLTRNLLRFVDILPFGYTLGIISCLNHPAFKRLGDIAAGTLVVYRDAPLSKPLLADAEPLPAPFPLSLDEQRAILGFAERGSQLSAARRAELAALLAEPLQVPVEQAEPRLNGIARGLLGSAP; encoded by the coding sequence ATGTACTCACGCTCAAGCGCAAGCCTTCCGCTCAACCAGCCTCCCCTGGATACTCGCTACCAGGTCGAAACGCCGGAAGGTATCGATCTGCATCTGCGACCGGCCGGGCTGGTGCCGCGCGCCCTGGCGTTCGCCATCGATCTGGCCATTCGTGGCCTGATCCTGATGGTGATGTTCATTGTTCTCGGCCTGCTCGGTCAGTTCGGCATGGGCCTGGGCACTATCCTGCTGTTTCTCGTGACCTGGTGGTACATGGTGCTGTTCGAGGTGTTCAACCAGGGCCGCTCTCCCGGCAAGCAGATGCTCGGCCTGCGCGTGGTTCACGATGACGGTACGCCAATCGGCTGGGCCGCTTCACTGACGCGCAACCTGCTGCGCTTCGTCGATATCCTGCCGTTCGGCTATACCCTGGGCATTATCAGTTGCCTGAACCACCCGGCGTTCAAGCGCCTCGGCGATATCGCCGCCGGCACCCTGGTGGTCTATCGCGATGCGCCGTTGAGCAAACCGCTGCTCGCCGACGCCGAACCGCTGCCAGCGCCCTTCCCGCTCAGCCTTGACGAACAACGCGCCATTCTCGGTTTTGCCGAACGTGGCAGCCAGCTGTCTGCCGCCCGCAGAGCGGAGCTGGCGGCGCTGCTGGCCGAGCCACTGCAAGTGCCTGTCGAGCAGGCGGAACCGCGCCTCAACGGCATCGCCCGCGG